The Carassius carassius chromosome 9, fCarCar2.1, whole genome shotgun sequence genome includes a region encoding these proteins:
- the LOC132149429 gene encoding glucosidase 2 subunit beta-like — protein sequence MTCLHLLLTLGFAVSLGTPVEIHRPRGVPLTKKQFYEENKPFTCLDGSQTIPFDRVNDDYCDCKDGSDEPGTAACPNGSFHCTNAGYRPMFIPSSRINDGICDCCDTTDEYNSGAKCENTCKELGRKEREVLHKMAEITKEGFLLKRQLIEEAKNGHKEKQSKVTDMQENKKQLDEKVEVLRTVKETAEQPEKEAKERHLKAWEEQKAALRLEKDKAKMAEAFLDLDDNADGFVSLSELLSHAELDPDADGTLTEIEAQGLLGGAEQVDTSTFESVWPKIKDKYHSESQPEEPAPVETPPDEVKEPVVDNDSEPYPEDDISEEEDEDEDDYHEDDDKAPPTIKTPEKSDEDEEAMPPYDADTQALIDAAQKARDDFEEAEKALREMDDQIRNIEKELSFDFGPDAEFTYLYNQCYELSTSEYIYRLCPFNRVSQKPKYGGSETNLGTWGSWSGPENNKYLLMKYEHGTGCWQGPNRSTTVKLTCGKETVVTSTSEPSRCEYLMEFTTPAVCQEPSNIELSPHDHEEL from the exons ATGACCTGCCTGCACCTGCTGTTGACTTTGGGCTTTGCTGTCAGCTTGGGGACACCTGTAGAAATACACAGGCCCCGAGGAGTGCCACTGACAA agaaacaaTTCTATGAGGAGAACAAGCCTTTCACCTGTCTCGATGGATCCCAGACTATTCCTTTTGACCGAGTGAATGATGACTACTGTGACTGCAAAGATGGTTCAGATGAGCCAG GCACAGCTGCTTGTCCGAATGGTAGCTTCCATTGCACCAATGCTGGTTACAGGCCCATGTTCATCCCATCCTCCCGTATTAATGATGGCATCTGTG ATTGCTGCGATACTACTGATGAGTACAACAgcggagccaaatgtgaaaatacATGCAA GGAACTAGGACGTAAAGAGAGGGAAGTTCTGCATAAGATGGCTGAGATCACCAAAGAGGGCTTTCTCCTTAAACGGCAGCTTATTGAGGAAGCCAAGAACGGACACAAAGAAAAGCAG AGTAAAGTGACTGATATGCAGGAAAATAAGAAACAGCTCGATGAGAAAGTTGAAGTGCTGAGGACAGTGAAAGAGACAGCAGAGCAGCCTGAGAAGGAAGCTAAAGAGCGCCACCTCAAGGCCTGGGAAG AGCAAAAGGCAGCTCTTCGTTTGGAGAAGGACAAAGCCAAAATGGCAGAAGCCTTTTTGGACCTGGATGACAATGCAGATGGCTT tgtgtcgCTCTCTGAGCTTCTGTCCCATGCTGAATTGGACCCAGATGCTGATGGCACACTTACTGAAATTGAGGCCCAG GGACTGTTGGGAGGAGCTGAGCAGGTGGACACATCAACATTTGAGAGTGTTTGGCCCAAGATTAAAGACAAGTACCACTCAGAG TCGCAGCCCGAGGAACCTGCCCCAGTGGAAACGCCTCCAGACGAAGTGAAGGAACCAGTTGTAGACAATGACTCTGAGCCGTACCCAGAAGACGACATCTCTGAGGAAGAGGACGAGGATGAGGATGATTATCATGAAGACGATGATAag GCGCCGCCCACTATTAAGACTCCAGAGAAGAGcgatgaagacgaggaagccaTGCCACCTTATGATGCAGACACCCAGGCCCTCATCGATG CTGCTCAGAAGGCCAGAGATGACTTTGAGGAGGCCGAGAAAGCTCTTCGGGAGATGGACGATCAAATCAG AAATATTGAAAAAGAGCTGTCTTTTGATTTCGGCCCTGATGCAGAGTTCACTTACCTGTACAACCAGTGCTACGAACTCTCCACTAGCGA GTACATCTACAGGCTCTGTCCTTTCAACCGGGTTTCACAGAAACCAAAGTATGGGGGCTCAGAAACCAACCTTGG GACATGGGGAAGTTGGTCAGGGCCTGAAAATAATAAGTACTTGCTGATGAAATACGAGCATGGCACCGGGTGCTGGCAAGGTCCAAACAGATCAACTACT GTGAAACTGACTTGTGGGAAGGAGACTGTGGTGACCTCGACATCGGAGCCGAGTCGCTGTGAATACCTAATGGAGTTCACCACTCCTGCAGTGTGCCAAGAGCCATCCAACATTGAGCTCTCACCACACGACCACGAGGAGCTCTAG